Sequence from the Rutidosis leptorrhynchoides isolate AG116_Rl617_1_P2 chromosome 3, CSIRO_AGI_Rlap_v1, whole genome shotgun sequence genome:
TAGAATATCATATCGCCTTTGCCATTTGTTCTTTGAACAAATCACCAATGACAATGGCCCATTTCAGATCGTGAGTGCCTTTTCTCccctcctcttccagttcttcgATTCTTTTCTCCAGCATGCTAATTGATGTTCCCAAAAAATCAACCTTGGTTTCCTCTTTTAAAACATTATTGGTGTCCTTCAATTCATCAAGTATCTCTTGCAACTTTTTCCCTTCTTTGACCTTCTTTTCAACCATCTGTTTCAGTTTGTCAATGTAACTGACTTCATCTCCTTCTTGAAGCTTTTCAGGATCAAGCTCCATAACCTTTTCTCTAAGTGCTTTCACTTTTGTCGCCACCTCTCCAAACTCTTTTTTTTTCAGTGTTAACTGAGCTGAGATTTCATTTTTGCTAATGGAGTTGTAATCTTCTATTTCTTTTGTCATGATCTCCTCTTTAATTCTCAGATCATTATATTTCTTTTCCCACTCTTGTATGATTAATGTTTCCTTTTCCAGCAAACCAACTAGCCGTGCTTTCTCTTTTTCAAATTCAGCTTTGTATGATTCTCTATTATGTTCTATATCATTGACGGTAGCGTCGAATTCCGAGAGTAACATCTCTAATCTGCACCACAcatttactattatcattaagattgATTGATTACAAACAAACAATTCAATAACCATGATTGCAATTTTAAACTATTCTTAGTAAAGAAAATATATCATTTTAATCTGCACCGCACAATTacttactattatcattaagattaattGATTACAATCAATTAAATAACCATACTTACAATTTTAAACTATTTTGAGTaaagaacattttttttttttttgggcgaaAAAAGCAATAACTTTTATAACTAAGAGTGATCATCAAAAAGATGAAAAACCCCGAAACGTACAATAGTACAACATAGACATACGAGCCCGACTAAACAAAACCTAACGAGCGCTCACTACAATAACACTAGATAAATAAACCAACCAATGAAAAAAGATAAAAAGTAAACGGCTCACATCAAGAGGAAACGAAGGATCATGGCTCAAGAATCTTTGATGAAATCGGAGAATTTTATCTTTGAGTAAAGAACATATATCATCTACTATTTAATGCCATAAATAGTTATTTCACTTTTCTACTAATGGCTTGCCACTTTGATGTTACCttttaatcatttaaacctataaacctaTGTATGATTTCTTATTAAATAGCAGAGGTAAGATATACAACTAAATTCATACACTTAGACCCTAAATACCATTAAAAAGGAAGAGAAAGGTTGATGGGGTGGTGGCGTTTTAGGGACTGCAGCAGCAGCAAATTTGTAGCTGCGGTGGTGGTAGTTCATTAGGTtgaagaagaaaggaaaaagaaagagatagagagagagagagagaatggtGGTGGTCTAGTGAGGTGATGGTTATCGGTGGAGATTGATGGTGGCTCACGGTGGTGGTGATTGAGGGTGGTGACGGGTTGAAATGGAAATCAAAGATGAATGTGATGAGTGTTCAAATTACAAGTGTTGGTGATTTCATCACATCATACAAGTGTagattatatttatacatatatctatatataatttctattagtGGAATGAAAAGCAAGGGAAACAGTTAAAAGAAGAATCAAGACTTTAATAACACGGATAAAACACTTAATTCCAAATTCGGTTATTAAATGTTaaatcaaaataatatatatatatatatatatatatatatatatatatatatatatatatatatatatattataatagtaatattaataattaataataaacgttCTCTATCAATCAGTAGCCTCAAATTTTTAGATTCACTCTAGCGACAGTTTATCACggatgactatatcgtgtccattgctaaacagttgacgtataaaagtgttcttaaaaatcccaaatttttaatttaaatagttttatttattttggtcattatggtataaaattctgtcattaactattaaataaaaattacattaattattcactcccaaccccaagtaaaaatataaaagttttaaaattcaacaaatgttttctaaatatatttttaataagtctataatttatataactcattttcggatcatcgcttattttaaaatcatataagttcgaattaaactaatCATTTGAATGACAAACgaatgttattattgtttcctaaatgaattcaaaactatttatttttgaattacattatatttacataaatatatattagctaacaatttaattattagttcaaatcatataatactttatttaatatctctaattattatttatatatatatacacacacacatatctaattacaattaattgttcgtgaatcatcgagagcagtcgaaggtcaattgaatatatgaaacacttcaaacatttttgagactcagtttaatagactttgcttatcgtgtcgaattcatataaagattaagtttaaatttggtcggaaattttcgggtcgtcacactatccCATTATAATATTTGGGGCCCCAAAAAAATTGGGCCCTGTTCAATTGAACGGGTTGCTCTACCTCTCTACCTTCGGGCCGGGCCTGCCCTCAATCCCCCATTCTAACCGAAGGAACCACTTCCAAGGTTAGATCCTCATTCATTCCTTTACTAGCACTTTAAGTCAGATTTttggcttgatcatttggcgccatcagTGAGATCGAAAAATCAACCTTTGCATTAACACGATGTTAGGTCCTACACCAACCCCAATAACTGTCGAAGAGCAATACGACCCTTTGCGGCTAACTGTCGACAGCGATTTCGTAACCCCCAGCGGACACATTCATCGAAGCAGTTTCCCAGAAAGGGTTAGTGGCACGAGACTCAACTTTGACGAAGGCACTCACTCGGGGCCGCAAGTCACTGAATCGAAACGACCGGACCTAATTGTCTCAGAACCTGGCGTGACAATGGGACCACCTCTGAAACCATTACTGGTGACGAAGGATTAGATTTCTTAAGGAAGGAGGTTTTGTTCTACTGTCCCTCTTGGAAAGCATTGCTATAAAGCATGCCGGAGAATCGGTTGCACCGCAAAGTGACTATGTGTGTGTCACATCTGAGTTTTGCAGGAGCTCTGGTAAGACAAAAGACGAAGCTCGTCAAGAGCTCATTGAGACTTTGATCTGGAAGCACCACCATCAATGAGCGCTCAAGTGGAACAGTCGGGTGTGGCTGACGGGATGTTAAACAATTGGTATGCTATGATGGGGAGCAATAAAGTAAAAAAGCTCTTCGATCCATCGGCAACATCAAAAAAGTTCACAAGGGAgatagtgtaacatcccgcatttttccgttaaatttatttttaacaccgtttttttagataatatcttttgttatctaaattcgtgtctttcgttaactaacgttcttaatatttccgttattggattatcACACCTCTTGTTACTCTAGTGTATTTAAATAATTCGTTcgattaattcacgcacccgcatccaaactcgagggactaatgttgtcaagtgaGAAAAGAGgtaactagtggttgactagtcaaccaccttcctccccaccattcattatttttcttttcttttccattttctctccATTTTTTTTTACTTCCAAACTTCCACCATTTGATCTtcatcactaattcatcatctaaatccgaatcaagaagttaACATCAAAATAaatcgtacttttggaatcctctcttcatcctctacattttggtaccaatttcactacttggggtaaggtttctaaaaactctaaatttctctaattcgatttatagacttgaaatggtgttaattagggtctatggctcgagtctagcatgaatatgtgaattatatgctcgatcttgttgttttacaTAAACtatcatgaacttgaaatgggtttgtttaatcttgagttttgggatgattaaatgttgtttaaatgttaaagttcatgtattaaatgtgttactagcatcgttagcttcgttttggtatgtaggttgatttagaaaagcttcatttacaaaatggttgaattcatgattcttggttaggatttgatgaactttaaaatgaacttttgatgcattgtatgcttgttaatgttgttagtaagtgtttagttgcaatatatgtttaattaccttcgaaacggcatatcgtatgtgtaaattggattcccgaatcatgaaatgtattttatgaac
This genomic interval carries:
- the LOC139896561 gene encoding uncharacterized protein, giving the protein MILRFLLILEMLLSEFDATVNDIEHNRESYKAEFEKEKARLVGLLEKETLIIQEWEKKYNDLRIKEEIMTKEIEDYNSISKNEISAQLTLKKKEFGEVATKVKALREKVMELDPEKLQEGDEVSYIDKLKQMVEKKVKEGKKLQEILDELKDTNNVLKEETKVDFLGTSISMLEKRIEELEEEGRKGTHDLKWAIVIGDLFKEQMAKAI